The following proteins come from a genomic window of Corallococcus sp. NCRR:
- a CDS encoding serine/threonine protein kinase, which produces MTSGAHTTRFGKYELQERLGAGGMAVVHRARYTVAEGVSRSVVIKRVRDPYAQDPAFVRMFLNEARISMGLSHGNIVQVFDFGQEEGEYFLAMEWVDGQPLSRVLKRLKLKGVAHLPAPLAVQLMVEVCKGLHHAHTRRDEQGRPLGLVHRDVSPDNVLVSYEGEVKLTDFGIAKAQWAGRQDTDAGVVRGKFLYLSPEQTRAEALDARSDVYTAGVVLFELLTGRRPAEGDQASVMERIATGDLTPPQAHVPDLDPSLGALVSRALALRRDDRFTSAEDFQRALAEWLAYRAPLFPASTLRHLMGWLFEEELKLAGQPPRIPESFLRQVAVWTGEGGPEGMDEPERASAVHRAHAEAFPEDHVPGALVGGSPAADMGAGVPGWVWAAIIAAAAVFFVGRAVLPDMSEAPGRNLQVVSVPPGAEVRWDGRYVGMTPTVLKVAPGEESHQLELRYVGHHPWSTTVSQAAVPERVQVTLERLPPPPPPPEPVVDARVPEPQKAGSRKGVPSVNAQSESHEALDWIAESPGAGAEYTLGVELLVAGKPGQASGKFGTCLRLLETAAECHLGMGRVGARTARAAVAVEHYRRYLQLRPRGAGAAEARQYLKSRPGR; this is translated from the coding sequence GTGACATCGGGTGCGCACACGACGCGTTTCGGCAAGTACGAGCTGCAGGAGCGCCTGGGCGCGGGCGGCATGGCCGTGGTGCACCGCGCGCGCTACACCGTGGCGGAGGGCGTGTCGCGGTCCGTCGTCATCAAGCGCGTGAGGGACCCGTACGCGCAGGACCCCGCCTTCGTGCGGATGTTCCTCAACGAAGCGCGCATCTCCATGGGGCTGTCGCACGGCAACATCGTCCAGGTCTTCGACTTCGGGCAGGAGGAGGGGGAGTACTTCCTCGCCATGGAGTGGGTGGACGGGCAGCCCCTGTCCAGGGTGCTCAAGCGCCTGAAGCTGAAGGGCGTGGCGCACCTGCCGGCGCCGCTGGCCGTGCAGTTGATGGTGGAGGTCTGCAAGGGCCTGCACCATGCGCACACGCGCCGCGACGAGCAGGGCCGTCCGCTGGGGCTGGTGCACCGCGACGTGTCCCCGGACAACGTCCTGGTGAGCTACGAGGGCGAGGTGAAGCTCACCGACTTCGGCATCGCGAAGGCGCAGTGGGCCGGGCGGCAGGACACGGACGCGGGCGTGGTGCGCGGCAAGTTCCTCTACCTGTCACCGGAGCAGACGCGGGCGGAGGCGCTGGACGCGCGCTCGGACGTGTACACGGCGGGCGTCGTCCTCTTCGAGCTGCTCACCGGCCGCAGGCCCGCGGAAGGGGACCAGGCCTCGGTGATGGAGCGCATCGCCACGGGCGACCTGACGCCCCCGCAGGCGCACGTGCCGGACCTGGATCCGTCGCTGGGGGCGCTGGTGTCGCGGGCGCTGGCGCTGCGGCGGGATGACCGCTTCACGAGCGCGGAGGACTTCCAGCGCGCGTTGGCGGAGTGGCTCGCGTACCGGGCGCCGCTGTTCCCCGCGTCCACGCTGCGCCACCTGATGGGCTGGCTGTTCGAGGAGGAGCTGAAGCTCGCGGGCCAGCCGCCGCGGATCCCGGAGTCCTTCCTGCGCCAGGTGGCGGTGTGGACGGGGGAGGGCGGCCCGGAGGGGATGGACGAGCCGGAGCGGGCGTCCGCGGTGCACCGCGCGCACGCCGAGGCGTTCCCGGAGGACCACGTGCCTGGGGCGCTGGTGGGCGGAAGCCCCGCGGCGGACATGGGCGCGGGAGTGCCCGGCTGGGTCTGGGCGGCCATCATCGCGGCGGCGGCGGTCTTCTTCGTGGGGCGCGCGGTGCTGCCCGACATGTCGGAAGCGCCGGGGCGCAACCTCCAGGTGGTGTCGGTGCCTCCGGGCGCGGAGGTGCGCTGGGATGGCAGGTACGTCGGGATGACGCCGACGGTGCTGAAGGTCGCTCCAGGAGAGGAATCGCACCAACTGGAGCTGCGCTACGTGGGCCACCATCCGTGGTCGACCACCGTGTCGCAGGCGGCGGTGCCGGAGCGCGTGCAGGTGACGCTGGAGCGGCTGCCGCCCCCTCCGCCTCCGCCGGAGCCGGTGGTGGACGCACGGGTGCCGGAGCCTCAGAAGGCGGGCAGCCGGAAGGGCGTGCCGAGCGTCAACGCCCAGAGCGAGTCGCACGAGGCCCTGGATTGGATCGCGGAGTCCCCCGGCGCGGGGGCGGAGTACACGCTGGGCGTGGAGCTGCTCGTGGCGGGCAAGCCGGGGCAGGCCAGCGGGAAGTTCGGGACGTGCCTGCGGCTGCTGGAGACGGCCGCGGAGTGCCATCTGGGGATGGGGCGGGTGGGAGCGCGGACGGCCCGGGCGGCAGTGGCCGTGGAGCACTACCGGCGCTACCTGCAGCTGCGGCCGCGAGGGGCCGGCGCGGCGGAGGCCCGGCAGTACCTCAAGTCCCGGCCGGGCCGGTAG
- a CDS encoding NAD(+)/NADH kinase yields MQTLVIVAKRDTPQAVALAAEIQQRHPNLTVLADRALAHALNWPRIEDRELAARADLVVVLGGDGTLIYAARLLGGRNVPIIGVNLGSLGFMTEVSVEELFSRLDDVLAGNFHVDSRMKLACRLLRGGKVLIEDEILNDVVINKGALARIADHETSIDGVPITTYKSDGVILATPTGSTAYSLSAGGPIVHPSVDCTILSPICSHALTQRAIVVPADRTIRVTLKSETADTYLTLDGQTGHSLQGGDCIEVVRSPNRVGLVRNPRVAFFTILRQKLHWGER; encoded by the coding sequence GTGCAGACCCTCGTCATCGTCGCGAAGCGAGACACCCCGCAGGCCGTGGCCCTGGCGGCGGAAATCCAGCAGCGCCACCCGAACCTGACGGTGCTGGCGGACCGTGCCCTGGCGCACGCGCTGAACTGGCCGCGCATCGAGGACCGGGAGCTGGCGGCCCGCGCGGACCTGGTGGTGGTGCTGGGCGGTGACGGCACGCTCATCTACGCGGCGCGCCTGTTGGGCGGACGCAACGTGCCCATCATCGGCGTGAACCTGGGCAGCCTGGGCTTCATGACGGAGGTGTCCGTGGAGGAGCTCTTCAGCCGGCTGGATGACGTGCTGGCGGGGAACTTCCACGTGGACTCGCGGATGAAGCTGGCCTGCCGGCTGCTGCGCGGGGGCAAGGTCCTCATCGAGGATGAAATCCTCAACGACGTGGTCATCAACAAGGGCGCGCTCGCGCGCATCGCGGACCACGAGACGTCCATCGACGGGGTGCCCATCACCACGTACAAGTCGGACGGCGTCATCCTGGCCACGCCCACCGGCTCCACGGCGTACTCGCTGTCCGCGGGCGGGCCCATCGTGCACCCGTCGGTGGACTGCACCATCCTGTCGCCCATCTGCTCGCACGCGCTGACCCAGCGGGCCATCGTGGTGCCGGCGGACCGCACCATCCGCGTCACGCTGAAGAGCGAGACGGCGGACACGTACCTCACGCTGGACGGGCAGACGGGCCACTCGCTCCAGGGCGGGGACTGCATCGAAGTGGTGCGCTCGCCCAACCGCGTGGGCCTGGTGCGCAACCCGCGCGTGGCCTTCTTCACCATCCTCCGGCAGAAGCTCCACTGGGGCGAGCGCTGA